A window of Procambarus clarkii isolate CNS0578487 chromosome 9, FALCON_Pclarkii_2.0, whole genome shotgun sequence contains these coding sequences:
- the LOC138362817 gene encoding circumsporozoite protein-like — translation MRAMGEALGIIAMGEALGIRAMGEALGIRVVGKMLGISSVGKMLGMRSVGEAWGMRAISEALGIIAMGEALCIRAMGEALGIRVVGKMLGISSVGKMLGMRSVGEAWGMRAMGEALDIKAVGKVEI, via the coding sequence atgaggGCCATGGGTGAAGCACTGGGAATAATTGCCATGGGTGAGGCACTGGGCATAAGGGCCATGGGTGAGGCACTGGGCATAAGAGTGGTGGGTAAGATGCTGGGCATAAGTTCAGTGGGTAAGATGCTGGGCATGAGGTCGGTCGGTGAGGCATGGGGCATGAGGGCCATAAGTGAGGCACTGGGAATAATTGCCATGGGTGAGGCACTGTGCATAAGGGCCATGGGTGAGGCACTGGGCATAAGGGTGGTGGGTAAGATGCTGGGCATAAGTTCAGTGGGTAAGATGCTGGGCATGAGGTCGGTCGGTGAGGCATGGGGCATGAGGGCCATGGGTGAGGCACTGGACATAAAGGCGGTGGGTAAGGTCGAGATCTAG